TTCATCTTTTTAGATACACCATTTAATATTGCGACAATGAGCTTCAACTAGCATGAACCAGTCAGTCACTAAACAATCCTCACCTATGTGAAAACCAAAAGTGCTGATTACTTTTTTAACAGCTACCACCCACTCACTACATTCTTGCTGCCAAAGTTACCTCATGGTGAGCAATAGTGAATTACCTTGTTACCGCCACCGGTTTATTAACCACTGATCGTGAGTACTAGTAATAAGAGTGTCTAGCCACGAAAATAATGCCTTTTAAAGCTTCCAGAGCAGCCAAATCAAGCTAGTTAGTAAGGTTCGTCGATAAGCACAAAAAGACGTATGAAAAGAGATAATCCTCTGAAATCTGCAGACACTGTTTGGAAAACATTCACTAGGTATTTCAATATACATGTCACACAATCGTGGTACTGATGCTAGTACAGCGCTAACCCTGCACTAGTGCTTTATCCTGAAAATGTGAACCGCTCAGAAGTTATCACACTTATCCATCACCGTTTTGGGGCGCCTCAAGACGCACCATTTTCCACTTATCCAGAGCACTTTGTATTTCGCGTACCTGGTGGTAAATGGTTTGCGTTACTTCTGCGTATCGAAGACAACAAGATCGGTGGCACAACCACAGAACTTGTCGATGTTCTTATCACCAAAAACGATCCTGATCGTATCGCCATGCTGCTTACCCACCCCGCGCATGCGCCGGCTTATCATATAAACAAAACTCACTGGATAAGTACCCGCATTGATATGTGTGAACCAGTAGACATAGAAGAACTCTTGGTAGATAGCTACGATGCTGTGGCACATAGCTAAGCGCATGTAATACTCACGCGGGAGTTTTTGCCTGCGTCGCATCCGGTACGGTGACTGCGGCAACCAAAGTAGAAATTGGCACTGCCAAGGTCAATGCGAGCGCACCAATGCCAGAACGTAGTAACTCGGTAGCCATAACGTCGCTAGTTAAAGTCTGTAGTACCGAACGTTGTGCTACGGAAACCAGCAATAACGTGGGCAAAAAAGCACCGGTATAAGTTAAGGCCAAGGTGTACACCATCGACGAAATATGATCGCGGCCAACCTTCATTGCACCAATAAACAACCGCAGTGGTGTTGCTTGAGGATCAAGCTCATAGAGTTCTTTAATCGTCGATGCCTGCGAGATGGTGACGTCATTGAGCACACCTAGACAACCAATAATGAACCCACACAATAACAAACCCGAAATACTTACCTCAGGTAAATACAGCAAGATTTTTAGGTTTGCTTCCTCGCCTAAGCCACGCAAACTGGTTGAAGAAATAGCAACACTAGTCAAAATAGCTGCGATAACAAGTGCAACCAACGTACCGGCAAGAGCAGATGCCGACTTCCAATTAAAACCGTGGACAATAAAAACCACCACGAAAAGGATTGCCGAACCGGTTACTACTGCCAACAATACTGCGTGTCCACCGGTTAATAGCGCAGGCAATAAGAATGCGGCGATAAAACCTAAAGTAATGACTAAGCCGATAATGGCACGTACTCCACGCCAAGCAGCAAAAACAATAATGCCTAGGGCAATAACAATGCCCCATACGGTTAGCGAAAGCCCACGATCATAATCGGCAAAAGTATAGGTGCTACTACCATCTGAGTTCTCTAACACCCCTAGGCGCAGTTTTTCATCCATGGCAAAAACCGGTTCACCAGGTTGCCCAGTACTTGATAATAAAGTACGCTGACCAGCGTCTTTTCCAGTGGTTATCTCCACTGTAGCCAATTGGCAACTATGCTCACCAGTTGCTGGTGTATACATGGGGCTATCGCGGAATACTTTACCCACGGCATCATTAGCACACGCGCCGTCGACAAGTGCTACTACTTTGCCGCCCACTTGCACCTGATTGAGCGAGGAGGTCGTGACAAAATCCTCAGCAATATTAACCACGTCTTTATGTGGCCACAACATGGCAATACCGGCGATAGTCAGCATGGCTGCCAGGGCTAAAAACCCAGCCAATAATCGACGCCACAAATTCCACGCAGATGAAGGAGCTGCTGTAGCGTGACGTCCCATGAAATGCCTCTCTGGTTTGTATTGCTCTTGCTAACGAGCAAAAAATAAAGACCAAAAAGTTTCACCACCGCACACAGTATCGAGCTTGATAAACCTGGCGAGCTGACCTAGCCGGGTTAACTTATCTCATTGCGTAGCACCAGTTGGTTTTTAGCAGGCTAGTGCAGGTGGTGAAACGTTTCTTTTCTTACCTTAGCTTCTTACACACAAGGCTCGGGGTACTTTGTATGTAATTTCATAGCAAAAAATATTTACTAGAAAACTCACAAACATTTTTAAAATGGCAAGCGAATGTTAAACCGCGCCAGTAGATCAACAAGCTGTTGACGAAGCGGGCCAGCAATAACCGCAAGCAAGCCACCAATTACTGCTAGCGTACCAATAATAACGGAACCAGTTGAGCTACCTGGTAGCTTCGGGTTTTGCGGATCAGTGGAACCGTCGATAGTTACTGGTAAGGAAATATGAGTACCACCATCAGTAGTCACTACTAGTTGTTGTTGACCAGTTAAACCAGCCGGAATAGCCAACTCAACCGTTGCGGTTCCAGCCTCACCATAACCAGGAGCACCCAAAGTAGGATTAATCGGTGCTTCCACCTTTGCCTCACCCAAGCTCACCGTAACCATCGAAGAGTCATCGCCTTGAGTGTACTTCAATGAAGCAAGATCAAGGGTAATCTTTTCGCCAGCTTTCCAGCTTCCCCGAGGGGTAATCGCAATATTAGACTGACCAGCACGACCTTGAAGGTTCTTATGTTCTTTGAGGTAGTCAATAAAAGCCTGCACATCAACATAACCAGTCTGAGCTAACGGGGTTCCTTGAGAAAGCGCAGTAAAAGAATCACCTCCACCAAGAAGGAAAGTAGCACCGGCAACAACATATTCTTTATTCATATCCAAAGGTTCGCCGTCGATAGTAACCGAGGTAATCCGATCACCCTGGCTACGAGCAGGATCATAGGTGTAGCTGACATTATCTGATACCCCCAGGCTCAGCACTGGACGCGATTCGGCATCGCCTTTCCACTGCTGTTCAAGGGCTTCTTTAAATTTTGCGCCACTAAGCTTGGTGTAGGTGATGTCATTACCAAACGGCTGCACCGCAAATGCCTTCGCATAGGTAATATCGCCTTTTTCTAAATCGGCACGCACACCACCAGCGTTCATCACACCAATATTTGCTTTCGCACCTGTGTTTTGAGTGATTGCCCACTTCGCCGCATCGGCTAAGAGGTTGTTAAGCTGTGATTCCACGCCACGGTTGGTACCAGAATCACCACCCTCGTTCTTACCCCGGTAGAAGGACACTTGAGAATGGGAAACTACCTCATTACCTTTTGCTTCCACTTGCGGGCGAGCTTCATCAATGATTTTTTGAATAGCAGCATTAGGAGTGGTGCACTTCTTAATTTCCTCCGCTTCAATAACCTGTGCCTCATCAATAGTCAGCTTCTTAGTCGCTGCATCAAAGGTCAGGTTAACATCAGCGAGCGCGCGACCATACTCACCGGCCTGCATAATCAGAGGTTGCTTACCTGGTTGCGCCTGAATTACTTGATGAGTATGCCCCGCAAAAACAATATCGACGTTTTCACTCCAGGTTTCAACACCGGTTAATCCTTCATGGATCAAACTGACAATAACATCTGCCTTATTGGATTTTTTCAGCTCGTCGGCAAGCTCATTGGTACGGATAATAGGGTTAGTAAAAGTGATTCCCTTTACCGCATCACCAGCAACCAGATCATCAGTGGTATCGGTAACCGTGCCAATAAAGGCCACTTTTACCCCACTGAAATCTTCGATGTAATAATCCTTCAGACCATCTCCAAGACCAGTAACATTTGCACCCAAGGTAACAAAATTCGACTCTGGGATAATACGGGTTTTAACATCATCCGCGCCCTTATCAAATTCATGATTACCTAGCGCAGAAACGCGTACTCCCATGGCATTAAAAATGTCGATAGTTGGTTTATCGTTTAGTACCGCAGAGAAAAATGGCGTACCACCAACATTATCTCCCGAGGAAGTAATAATGGTAGGTAAACCGTCAGCAGCCTTATCAAGAGCACATTTCAAAGCTATTGCGCCAGGATCTTTATCATTGGCTTCAATGTGACCGTGAAAATCGGTGATATTGGTGATGTTGAATTTTCTTTCCGCTGTCCGCTTTGCTTCCTGTGCAGACAAAGCAGGGGTCATGCTTGTCGCCAGAGCAACACTGGCAACAAAGGCGATCAAACTTCTGGACATAGTCTTCCTTAATGAATAATCGACAATAACGACAATAAAAGGCAACAAAATATAGTGCGGCGTGCGGCAAAAGCATGCTGCATCATACTTTTCTCAGAGTAATGTTTTTACACGGAGAAAATAAGGTTTTTTAGGGTTTACAACATCTTTGAACTAAGAAAAAATTCACATCACACAGTAGATACTAGTGAGATTTTGCCCAATAATTTCACTAATTTTTAAGCCCACTCACCCGCGTTGAGCTGCAAAAATGACCATTTTCATGAAATTAATCATAGAAGTAAAGCAATAATTGGTTTGCACCAATGGTTTAGACCTGTGTAAGGTTTAATCATCGCTAATAAATTAAGATGACCATCTTTGACTCTCGCAGTAGGTCCCGGTCTTCTTGTTACTACTGCTCTATACGGAAAGGGGCGCACGCATTATGACTATGACATTTGGTTTTAACACCAAGAAGCTCTCCAACCGTTGGGGGCAACTTTTTGCGACAAATCTAGTAGAAAACACTGCGGAAGATCCTTTCCACAGTGCCACGCTAACCAACGATGGCGAATCAACCGAAGCATTGCATGCTTTTATGCAGCGCACCATCGCAAAGCACTGCGCTAAAAACGGCGCATTCAGCGACCAACGTGGCAAAAAATCCAGCAGCAAGCGCCCTAACGACAGCATTCCAGGGATCCTCTTTATCTCTGAAGACAATGCTGGTCGATCTCAGCTTGCTTCTGCGATTGCGCGTCACCTAGGTGGCAATAATGTCTTTGTGAAATCAGTCGGTATGGTTCCCGCCGCTGAGGTTAGCCCAATCATTGTGCAGGTTCTACAAGAACGCGGAATCGACACACAAAACCTTTTCCCCAAGGCTGCCAACCCACATGCTTTTAATAAAGCCGATCAGGTTGTCATACTGGGAAACCTGAACTTCGAGGAACTCGAAGATATCGCCGCTCGCCACTGGATAATCGACGAGATTAACGACGATATTGACCATGCCCGCATGGTCGCAGACAGCATTGAAACAAAGATTCGCACTCTTTTTGGTTCCATGGGAATTACCCCAACGCCAGGAAAATGCGCTCCTGAGTTCATGGCTGCCTAACATAGATAGTTAAATCTGAATAAATGAAAGTTGGTACAGACACACAGTCTGTCCGAAAAAGTTCACACCCATAGTGAACACCTGCGTCTTATCGACGCCACCCTCGTTGCACTTTCATTTCCTTCAGTATTTTTTTAACCCTCACACTTGTAAACACCCCTGCTTCTACCTCACGGAAAAAGAAGCAGGGGTGTTTTCCATTGAACCGAATTAAAAACAGGCGTCGATAAGCATGGTGCTTGTCGACGCCTGTTTGAAACTTCTTAACTCATTAGGAACACCGCACGATTGGCTGCGGGTTATACACCGTGGTCTGGGTTTCGCGGCTAATCTCTGCTCCCGACAGGTTGCGGATAATGCGGGTATCACTGGTGGTAAAGCCCTGTGCACCACCCGATGGCGTACAATTTGCATCACTGACTGTTATCGGACGTGGCGAAGTATATGCCCAACGTCCACCATTAATCGACTCCACATTAACTGTTTTAACCCCCAAAAGCTGCACTGTGACGCTACCACCACCTGCCGAGGCAACAATACGCACCGGATACTGAGAGGTATTACGGAATTGCAAATCAATTGCGCCCTCATACACAGTTGCTTCCCGGCCTGCTGGATAACGCGAAATGTAGTAACTGTGCGCAGTATGTGCCACATCTTCCATACCGGCAAAATAAGCGGCATTGTACAAAGTGGTTGCAAACTGAGAAATTCCGCCACCAACCGCAGTATCAGAACGGCCATTAAGAATGACCCCAGACTCCACATATCCCTGTGCTACCCCACGTGGTCCGGTGTAACCGTTGAGCGAGAAAGTATCTCCTGGCGCAACAATGGCCCCATTGACTGTAGCTGCAACTTTGGCAATATTAATCCCGGATGCTGCCGAATAACCAGAGGTAGTAAATTCTCCCACCACCTCATCGAAGGTGGCAGTTTGTGCCTGCTCAGTAGTAAAAGTTGCTGGTTCATCAATATAGACAGCATCAAAAGTTCGCTCACCACTGCCAATAACCCGGTGAGAAAAATCAGCCAACGTAACCGGCCAATCAATTTTCACACCATCAGCATGCGGAGTAATTGATTTTCCACCACCGACAAAAGAAATCTGAGCATTACGCTTTGCTACCTCAGTACTGCTTAGGGTCTCACTTAAAATAGCCTGCGCACGATCCGGATCAACATTCGTGCGGAAGTGATCGCCCTCAGGGACAAAAGTAACCACTTCCCCCATACGATCAACCGGAATAACCCCGGTCACCCCATCACGGCCAGTAACTGTAATCGGAGCCGATAATGCCTGCTTAGCATCACCTTTAGCTACCTTATCCAATGCCTTTTCATCTAAAGCCGGCGTGGTAATCGACGCATTAATCTTTAACTCTTTGGTGGCAGCCGCATCTGAGTTAACCTCAGCTGCCGAATTTGTCCGCATGGCAGGACTGCTCGTACTCAGCCATTGTTTAAGAAAAGTATTTTCTAACTCACTACGAGAAATGGTTTGTCCATTAACCGGCTGCGGATCAATAACTACTTCACCACCGCCAAGGTGAATACCACCATCGCTGCTTTGTCTAGTCAAAGCAGCCTCAGCCTCATTAATTGCATCAGCAAACTGCTGTTGTTGGGTATCAACTACCGGAGTTACCTCATAGGGGCTAAAAAAGCTGGTAATCCGAGTAATAGGGTTCAAGGGTTGCTCACCAGCGGCAGCAACCGTGGCCGCATAATCAATACTGATACCTGCATCAGCAGGAACAATCTGGGTACGTAACTCACCTGCTGCCACCGTCACTGGATAAGAGGTGACATCATGAAGAGAAGTACTCAGTACATCAATTGCTTCAGCATGAGAAAGTCCACCGATTTCTACACCACCGACAGCAGCACCGCGGGGCACGGCATCCTTATTGAGAAAATAGTCCGCCCCATAGGCGCCACCAATAATCACGGTTAATCCAAGAAGCACTCCACCAGCAAACTTGGCGACGTTGTTCTTCTTAGAAGAATTCTTCTCTAACTGAGCACTCACCCTAACTAATGTACTGGATAAGCCAACGATTGCAGCAATTCTTTTTGCCACATTCTACCTCTTCTTAGACCAGTGCCACTAACATAATGCCTGGTTAACCTACTGCACAGCGCAACGAAGTCTCAACAGAAGATAGATGATCTTAGGTAGTACCACTTAAGCTAGCTGGTTGCCGTCGCTGCGCGTACCCGGTGCACTGACTGCGCAAATTGCCGATAAGGATACACACCCGATTCAACATCACGAACAACTGCGTCGATAGCCTCGCTCAGTCCTACCGTCGAAATCCATAATGCCCGATCCGCACCAGCAATTAAGGAAGCAGAAACCGCTTCCGGAAGACTCATCCGATCAGACATCGCCTTCATTCCGGAAAGATCATCAGTATAAACAACCCCAGAAAAAGGCACTCCGCCTGTTACTTGCCCACTGCGCAGCACACTATACACTGCTGGGTTAATACTGGCAGGTAGCTCACCAAGATCTGGAACCACCAGATGACCAACCATGACCGCCGCATTATTAAACTCAGCAAGCCGGTGGTAAACAAGCAGATCATGTTGTTGTAATTCTGCTAACGGTGGGGTTATCGCCTGACCAAGATGGGTGTCACCACTAGCACGCCCATGGCCGGGAAAATGCTTAAAAACAGGGGTCACATTAGCGTCGATAAGCCCCTGGGCAAAGGCCACAGCATAATCGGCGGCACGATATGGATCAGCGGAAAATGCACGATCACCTACAACTTCCAGGCCGGCACCATCGAGATCAACAACTGGCGCAAAATCCACCGTGATACCGCGTGCAGCCAAAGATGAGCCCATGTTCTGCGCTAAAGCACGCACCTGCTCTACTGACATAGTGGCTGCCATCTGCCCCGGCGCGGGATAGTAGCCCAAGATATCAGCAAACCGCAGTACCCGGCCACCCTCGAAATCAATGCTCACATCAAAATCACGCCCTATCGCAGCGCGCAAAGCCGCAATATCTCTTCCGGGTGTAGTGAGTAGCTCAGGGTTAGTTGTTGATGACAGAAAAATACCGCCCACACCCTGTTGCAATGCCCACAAAGCATCGTCATAATCGCGGACACCCACCATCATCAAGTTTGCCGCTGCTAATCGAAGATCCCCCACTGGTTGAAGTATCGGTGCAATACGCGCTGCTTGTGGAAGTGCTGTGGGTGCGGAACTACCTGTTGGACTGGTAGAGGTAGCAGATGTGTTGTCTAAGACCTCGCTGGCTAAGTTATGTTCTGCTTTATTGTCTGTCTTCGTATCTGAATCGGGATTTACTGCGCAAGCTGTACACAGCGCAACGAACAAAGCAATGCTTATAGCGGTGCCAGTAACCGTGCTAATACCCTTGCCCAGGGTAGAAAATGAAGAAAACATAACTTCTTCTAGTTAATCAGCTTTTTTAATTATGCAACATACTACCTGCTAGATAAGGCTCTTATCGGATTGTATTGGCATAAGCCAGCGTTCAAGCTCTGCTATTAAGCTCTGCTATTGTTGATACCCATGGCGTACACATCCGATTCCTTAACCAAGCGCAGCATTGGCCCGGCACTGGCCAGCGCCGCAGTAGGCATTGCTTTAGGAATCGTTGCTGTTGCAGGAGTTAATCAACTCTCTGATAACAACACTGTTCCCGCTTCCAGCGCAGTCAATGCCGATGAGGCTCGCCTTGGCGATCCCGAATACGGATCCCGGAACTAACCCACCGGGGATAGGCGGCAATAATGACGCCACGAAAAACACCACAGAAAATAGGTACTGAAATAGCTACTGCGCCACAAAAAGTGCTGCCAACTGTGTCCTCTCTGTCGTCTGTACTGTCTGTGTTACGAACTGCATCAAAAAGTATGTGGTTAAAAAAAATTATGCCGCTCGCACCACATCTTTTTGGTTGGGTATGCGCCCTTATTCTTTGTTTTAGTCAACCGTGGGGGCTCACCGCTGCTGATACCAAACTTGATCTTGCGGTTAATCCGCTTAAATTTCTTAGCGGCGCGCTCGTGGCGTGGACTGATACCTTTACTATGGGCCAACTACAAAACCAGGCTTATGGTTATCTCTTTCCGCAGGGACTATTTTTTCTACTCACCGATGGCCTTCCCGATTGGGTAGCACAACGGCTGTGGTGGACACTAGTTATTGGGGTAGGATACTCCGGTTTTTACCTACTTATTCAGCGCATTCTTTTTAAGAGTGCTGGCCTAAGCAGTGCTGGCCTAAGCACTGTGAAAACTAGCAGTAATGGTTTTGTAACAGCATGCGCAGTGCTTGGTGCACTTGGCTATGTTTTATCACCACGTGTGCTCACCACTTTGACCGCTATTTCATCAGAAACCTGGCCGATGATGGTCGCCCCCTGGATACTAGCGCCTTTTATCCGCCCGAGTGTTACTGATCCTGCACGTGGGAAAAATAGCGCTGTAGGAGACGTCGAAAAGCAAAAAAAACAACCACTAACTAAACTTCCCATACGCACTATTGCACTATCGGTATGTGCCGTGGGAATGCTCGGAGCGGTTAATGCCACAGCCTCACTGGCGGCGTGTGTACCAGCGGGATTGTATTTGTTGTACCGCCGTCACTTTAAGGTGCTTGCTGGCTGGTTATGTGGTTGTGCATTAGTAAGCATGTGGTGGATTGTCCCACTGTTGGTTTTGGGGCATTATTCGGTTAATTTCACTGATTATATTGAATCAGCAGGCGTGACAACACACTGGCTTAGCCTGCCAGAAATTCTTCGGGGTACAACAAGCTGGTTACCCTTTGTTGATGGGGAACGCCAGGCAGGAACGCTTTTAGTCAGTCAACCCATTTTTGTGTTTTTCACACTAATGGTAGCTGCTGCAGGGTTAATTGGTTTGCGCTCTATCTGTGCCCACAATCATTTTTGGTTATTCCTTTTTGGGGTTGGCCTTAGTGTGCTCGGTGGGGCGCACTTAGCAACGGATTTTCTCAATGGTTCTGGTGCTGCCCTACGAAATGTGCATAAATTTGATCTGCTCATTCGCATGCCCTTAATGCTTGGAATTGCTGCATTGCCTGCTTCGCTAGGAGTTTTCTCTACGCAATCAGAAGTAGCTGCTAATCGAGGAAGAGAAAGTACCAAGATAGCGGGGATAGCTCAGACAGTCTCGGTGAGCAAAGCAAACGCTACTACAAATAGAATCACTAGCAGGCGTCTAGCTGGCACACTACTGGTTGCGCTATGTATGATCGGTGCGAGTGCTCCCGCATGGTCAACACGGTTGTTACCAATTGGGGCATATGAACGCATCCCTGATTATTGGGTCGAAGCGGCTGAATTTATTAATACCCATGCCCAAAAAACACGCACACTTATCCTGCCGCAGGCATCTTTTGCCCGGCAAGAATGGGGAACCACCCGTGACGAACCAGCACAGGCACTTCTAGAAGTACCGTGGGCAGTTCGTGATGCAATACCACTTGTTGATGGTGATATGATCCGCAGCTTAAGCATGACTTCGAAACATCCTACCCAGGCACAATTAGAACGCCTAGGAATTGGTGTGGTCATTGTTCGCCATGACCTAATAAATACAAAGGCCGACGTCGATACGCTACTACCGGAAGCGGATTTTCCTCATCGCGAAATTCACCGATTTGGCCAACTCGACGTGGTAGTACTTGATACCGAACGTGGGATGCTTATTAGTGCAGAAGACCCAGTGCCGGTAGCTGGTGGTGGCGAAGTGCTTAGCTTACTTGGTCCGGGCATGTACCAGCTTGTGGATGCACATGCGCAGATTGTTACTGATACCCCAATGCTTACTGCGCGTAACTACGGTGCAATTGATTCTGTTTCTGCTCCGTTGGCTACTCCTGCGGAGGGCGCAGATGTGCTTAATCCGGTGCTCGACTATCAATCAGCCGGGCCATTAACTGTGGTTTCTACTTTTGGGCAGGTACAAGCGAGTTCTTCGGCTGCCGATGCGACCAACTTTGGTGGTGCGCAGGCAGAACATTCTCTAACTGCCAGCGTCGATGGTGATAAGACCACTGCTTGGTATCCCCAATTAGGCCGTAGCCAAGGTGAATGGTTATCGCTAACAATTGAAAATGCGGCGGGGACAGATATAAGCAGTATGAGTGACAGTACCAGCGAAGCTGAGCTGCAGCAGGCGCATCAAGATAATCAGGCGCGGTATCTCAATCTGCTGACCGAAGGATCCGATGCCGAATTCACTTTTGAAGTCGATGACGCACGGATTACTCGCCATATCACCGCCGGAGAAGAAACACGCATTCGGTTACCGGGTCAAGGAAAGAGCGTACGCATTATTGTAGGAACCCATAATCGAGTTGGCATTGCCGAAGCACACATCGAAGGCGCTGACATTTCACGGATAGTTACTGTTGCCAATACTTCTGCGGATGTGCGTCAGTTTCTCTTCCAGCGTCTTTATAGCACTACCGACACAATTATTCGCCGCTTTACTGCGCCTCGTGAGATGAGAGTTAACATCGAGACCTCGGCGTGTTCACAAGAAGTGCTTATCGACGGCACCTCCTACCGATGTGGTGACCAAGTGACACTTACGTCAGGCGTACACGAATTGCGTACCGATAGCCGCTGGGTTTCGCTTACCGAAAATGACTACTCGGCCAGTGGCGCAGAAACCATGCCATTTACTGGCTATGTTACTGCTTTAGATAAAAAACAAACGATCATTACTAATCGCGCTGTTAACCCTGGGTTGCGTGGTTTTATTGGCGAAACGCAGCTTCAAGCCACCACTATTAATTCTGGTGTGCAAGGCTTTATTGTTCCAGCGGGAATTTCCGGAGAGTTTCGTATGAGCTTCGCTGGCGATCATATCTACCGGCTCGGTTTATTTATTGGTGGCATATTGTGGCTCGGCACAATGCTTAGCTGCCTGCTGCTCATCCGTCAACGCAGCCGAATGAGTAGCCCCAGTGTTAATAACGCGGCTAGTACTACTGCTTCTACTTCCACGTCTTATAGCGGATATCTGGCATGGTTAACAGTTACACTTGGTTTAGGGGTGAGCACTGGCTGGTTAGCACTACCGATTATGGCTATCACCTGGGCAGTCAGACGCTGGACTT
This DNA window, taken from Corynebacterium kutscheri, encodes the following:
- a CDS encoding alpha-(1->3)-arabinofuranosyltransferase domain-containing protein; protein product: MPLAPHLFGWVCALILCFSQPWGLTAADTKLDLAVNPLKFLSGALVAWTDTFTMGQLQNQAYGYLFPQGLFFLLTDGLPDWVAQRLWWTLVIGVGYSGFYLLIQRILFKSAGLSSAGLSTVKTSSNGFVTACAVLGALGYVLSPRVLTTLTAISSETWPMMVAPWILAPFIRPSVTDPARGKNSAVGDVEKQKKQPLTKLPIRTIALSVCAVGMLGAVNATASLAACVPAGLYLLYRRHFKVLAGWLCGCALVSMWWIVPLLVLGHYSVNFTDYIESAGVTTHWLSLPEILRGTTSWLPFVDGERQAGTLLVSQPIFVFFTLMVAAAGLIGLRSICAHNHFWLFLFGVGLSVLGGAHLATDFLNGSGAALRNVHKFDLLIRMPLMLGIAALPASLGVFSTQSEVAANRGRESTKIAGIAQTVSVSKANATTNRITSRRLAGTLLVALCMIGASAPAWSTRLLPIGAYERIPDYWVEAAEFINTHAQKTRTLILPQASFARQEWGTTRDEPAQALLEVPWAVRDAIPLVDGDMIRSLSMTSKHPTQAQLERLGIGVVIVRHDLINTKADVDTLLPEADFPHREIHRFGQLDVVVLDTERGMLISAEDPVPVAGGGEVLSLLGPGMYQLVDAHAQIVTDTPMLTARNYGAIDSVSAPLATPAEGADVLNPVLDYQSAGPLTVVSTFGQVQASSSAADATNFGGAQAEHSLTASVDGDKTTAWYPQLGRSQGEWLSLTIENAAGTDISSMSDSTSEAELQQAHQDNQARYLNLLTEGSDAEFTFEVDDARITRHITAGEETRIRLPGQGKSVRIIVGTHNRVGIAEAHIEGADISRIVTVANTSADVRQFLFQRLYSTTDTIIRRFTAPREMRVNIETSACSQEVLIDGTSYRCGDQVTLTSGVHELRTDSRWVSLTENDYSASGAETMPFTGYVTALDKKQTIITNRAVNPGLRGFIGETQLQATTINSGVQGFIVPAGISGEFRMSFAGDHIYRLGLFIGGILWLGTMLSCLLLIRQRSRMSSPSVNNAASTTASTSTSYSGYLAWLTVTLGLGVSTGWLALPIMAITWAVRRWTFFRASWIIGVLMALAALWVMRAPWPHSGYDNAIYLASLACVGAVTAVVLRR